One window of Tepidanaerobacter acetatoxydans Re1 genomic DNA carries:
- a CDS encoding endonuclease MutS2 produces MNNKVETILEYDKIKSILMEYAVSSLAKEKIARMRPSSDEDLVKMLQRETSEGLALLNSGIKISLRGIKDIRNSLNLAKLGSVLSPGELLDIASTMRAARLIKSAWNEKKPADSVIINEIVNGLHIFQSLEEKIEKAIVSDEEIADNASPKLSSIRRQKKNLAQSIRNKLNEIISSPYYQKALQDPIVTVRQDRYVVPVKQEFRGSIQGVIHDQSASGATLYIEPMAVMQMNNELRQLEIEEKKEIERILWDFSKKVQENYDFIHDTLYGLAHLDFIMAKAGYSLDIKGTEPIFNNRGYINIIQGRHPLLKGEVVPLDVYLGDEFNILIITGPNTGGKTVALKTVGLFILMAQSGLHLPAQEGTEVSIFEDVFADIGDEQSIEQSLSTFSSHMKNIKEILDLATKDSLIILDELGAGTDPTEGAALAMAILNYLYEKGSRVLATTHYSELKTFAFSKEGVENASMEFDIQTLSPTYRLTIGIPGKSNAFEIAKRLGLKQEVVDLGKSLMAEESLKLEDLLTHIELQKNKAEEEREELRALKTEYLKKIDRLEEEQQKLRIQQEKIVEKAKMKARLLLDNIEREAAQIIESLKDAETENQIHIRNKAVEQARSWLRKTDEKLQDSKNALIINAAKKYKKPLKPGLKVKIAGLNQEGYILSLDEALKSAQVQVGIMKVNVPAESLIPIEQIEFEEEKSRYSSIAMSKAKEISTEIDLRGLTVDEALAEVDNYLDDAMMAGVARVTLIHGKGTGALRQGITDMLKTRSDIKAFRLGNMEEGGSGVTVVEL; encoded by the coding sequence TACGCAGTTTCATCGCTGGCAAAAGAAAAGATAGCCCGCATGAGACCTTCTTCTGATGAGGATTTGGTCAAAATGCTCCAGAGGGAAACCAGTGAAGGTTTGGCATTACTCAACTCCGGAATCAAAATATCTCTTAGAGGAATCAAGGATATAAGAAATAGCCTTAATTTGGCTAAACTTGGGTCTGTACTTTCTCCGGGGGAGCTTTTGGATATAGCATCAACTATGAGAGCTGCCAGATTAATTAAATCTGCATGGAATGAAAAGAAGCCGGCAGACAGTGTAATCATAAATGAAATAGTAAATGGCTTGCATATATTTCAATCCTTGGAGGAAAAAATAGAAAAAGCAATTGTAAGTGATGAGGAAATAGCTGATAATGCCAGTCCTAAGTTGAGTTCAATCAGAAGACAGAAGAAGAATCTGGCCCAGAGCATAAGAAACAAATTAAATGAAATAATTTCCTCTCCTTACTACCAGAAAGCATTACAGGATCCAATAGTTACTGTTCGCCAAGACCGTTATGTTGTTCCGGTAAAACAGGAATTTCGCGGCAGTATTCAGGGAGTTATCCACGACCAATCGGCCAGTGGAGCGACGCTATATATAGAACCCATGGCAGTAATGCAGATGAACAATGAACTCAGACAACTTGAGATTGAGGAAAAGAAGGAAATTGAAAGAATTTTATGGGATTTTTCAAAAAAGGTACAGGAAAATTATGATTTTATTCATGATACATTATATGGTTTGGCTCATCTGGACTTTATTATGGCAAAGGCAGGCTACAGCTTGGACATAAAAGGCACTGAGCCAATCTTCAATAATCGAGGATATATAAATATAATACAAGGAAGGCATCCGCTCTTAAAAGGTGAAGTGGTTCCCCTGGATGTGTATCTTGGTGATGAATTTAACATACTGATAATCACTGGGCCTAATACCGGAGGGAAAACGGTTGCTTTAAAAACCGTCGGCCTTTTTATACTCATGGCTCAATCAGGCTTGCATTTGCCTGCTCAAGAAGGAACTGAAGTTTCAATTTTTGAAGATGTTTTCGCAGATATAGGTGATGAGCAAAGCATTGAACAAAGTCTTAGCACCTTTTCTTCTCACATGAAAAATATAAAGGAAATCCTTGACCTAGCTACGAAAGATAGCTTAATAATTCTTGATGAATTAGGAGCTGGCACAGACCCGACAGAAGGTGCGGCTTTGGCTATGGCTATATTAAATTACCTTTATGAAAAAGGAAGCAGGGTTTTGGCTACTACCCACTACAGTGAACTTAAAACATTTGCCTTTTCTAAAGAGGGTGTTGAAAATGCCAGCATGGAATTTGATATACAAACCTTAAGCCCAACTTATAGACTAACAATAGGGATTCCGGGCAAGAGCAATGCTTTTGAAATAGCAAAGAGACTTGGCTTAAAGCAAGAAGTGGTGGACTTAGGCAAAAGTTTGATGGCTGAAGAAAGTTTAAAGCTGGAGGATTTGCTTACACATATAGAGCTGCAAAAGAATAAGGCTGAAGAAGAAAGGGAAGAACTGCGAGCTTTGAAAACGGAATACCTAAAAAAAATCGATAGGTTAGAAGAAGAACAACAAAAACTGCGAATACAGCAGGAAAAAATTGTTGAAAAAGCCAAGATGAAAGCCCGATTGTTACTTGATAATATTGAAAGAGAAGCTGCACAAATTATAGAAAGCTTAAAAGATGCCGAAACAGAAAATCAAATTCATATTAGAAACAAGGCTGTAGAACAAGCAAGGTCTTGGCTTAGAAAAACTGATGAAAAACTGCAGGACTCAAAAAATGCTTTAATTATAAACGCGGCAAAGAAATACAAAAAACCATTAAAACCCGGTCTAAAAGTAAAGATAGCAGGTTTGAATCAAGAAGGTTATATTTTATCACTGGATGAAGCCTTAAAATCAGCTCAGGTACAGGTTGGAATTATGAAAGTAAATGTTCCGGCAGAAAGTCTTATACCTATAGAACAGATAGAGTTTGAGGAGGAAAAATCCAGGTATTCATCTATCGCTATGAGTAAAGCCAAGGAAATTTCAACAGAAATTGACCTAAGAGGTCTTACGGTTGACGAAGCTTTGGCTGAAGTAGACAACTATCTTGATGATGCAATGATGGCAGGTGTGGCGAGGGTAACTTTAATACATGGCAAGGGCACCGGCGCTCTGCGTCAGGGAATAACAGATATGTTAAAAACCAGGTCGGATATCAAGGCTTTCAGATTAGGGAATATGGAAGAAGGAGGCTCCGGTGTGACGGTGGTTGAATTGTGA
- a CDS encoding DUF523 domain-containing protein: MKRFLISACLIGLNTKYDGGNNIEPCFCEMVKKGVAVPFCPEQAGGLPTPRDCSEIADGDGRDAIDGKARVITDKGQDVTENFLRGAKEALKLTKLLNADKAILKSKSPSCGCKCIYDGTFKKSLRRGMGVTAAYLQEHGINVIDSDEYLKQK; encoded by the coding sequence GTGAAAAGATTTTTGATAAGTGCGTGTTTAATCGGTTTAAATACCAAATATGATGGTGGAAATAATATAGAGCCCTGTTTTTGTGAAATGGTAAAAAAAGGTGTAGCAGTACCTTTTTGCCCTGAACAGGCAGGTGGCCTGCCTACACCCAGAGATTGTTCGGAAATAGCTGATGGAGACGGTCGGGATGCAATAGATGGTAAAGCAAGGGTAATTACAGATAAAGGCCAAGATGTAACTGAAAACTTCTTAAGAGGAGCCAAAGAAGCACTAAAACTTACAAAGCTATTAAATGCGGATAAGGCTATATTAAAGTCAAAAAGCCCTTCATGCGGATGTAAATGTATTTATGACGGAACATTTAAGAAAAGCCTGCGCCGGGGAATGGGAGTTACGGCAGCATATTTACAAGAGCATGGTATCAATGTAATAGATTCGGATGAATACCTAAAACAGAAGTAA
- a CDS encoding transglycosylase domain-containing protein — MSNKKKNIKKRKILNWRSIIIFIMVLIIIGFGTGIGVFASYVKDAPEFDPNKLKPSETSIVYDQDNQVIAELHGEQNRIQVPLEKIPKNLINAFIAIEDQYFYSHKGVNIRSIIGSLATNLVHGGIRRGASTITQQLVKTAFLSPEQSLKRKAQEAWLAIQLERHYTKNQIMEFYLNQIYFGHSAYGVESAADTYFGKSVEDLTLAEAAMLAGIPKGPAYYSPYTNFDKAKERQEIILNAMAEMGFISEEEAEKAKQEEIKLVGIKDVAADYKAPYFTDYVIQELAALFQKELGLPEDEAYNKIYTGGLKIYTTVDMEIQEEAEKVLSDPKNYPYSKNDANEVVQPQAAAVIIDPHTGYIKALVGGREHQRKLGFNRASQAFRQPGSTFKPILVYTAAIDMGYTAATVIDDSPVSFPSGSGTVWSPKNYTNDFKGLTTIRKAIANSVNIVAVKVFNEIGVDRGIEYAQKLGIKNLILTGDKNDRQLSAALGGITKGVTPLELISAFGTLANEGTHVEPIAILKVVDKSGRTIFENKPEMWSAVSKQTAFIMTDMLRSVVTEGTGKRVADFPFPVAGKTGTTSDDKDVWWVGYTPHLAGVVWMGHDEPTAMHNVAGGYQPALMWKQIMTVAHKDLPKATFVKPDGIVGPIAVCIDSGDLPSEFCSKDPRGNRIRQEYFIKGTQPVKTCDVHIEDFIDTSTNCLATEFCPEELVQRQVFIKRRVPYSPSSSGQIPLDAKYELPTEYCDVHKSEPVITPPDMNFPWDDDEDTNENEENGFNKNGNDDRENNEHNHNNGNNNSN; from the coding sequence ATGTCAAATAAAAAAAAGAATATAAAAAAACGAAAAATACTTAATTGGCGCAGTATAATTATTTTCATTATGGTTTTAATTATTATCGGCTTTGGGACAGGCATTGGAGTATTTGCATCATATGTAAAGGATGCACCGGAGTTTGACCCGAATAAACTAAAGCCCAGCGAAACTTCCATAGTATATGATCAAGACAACCAAGTCATAGCCGAATTACACGGCGAGCAAAATCGAATACAGGTACCTTTAGAAAAAATACCTAAAAATCTAATAAATGCCTTTATTGCTATAGAAGATCAATACTTTTATTCACACAAAGGTGTAAATATACGTTCAATAATCGGATCTCTCGCTACCAATCTGGTGCATGGAGGTATTAGGCGAGGTGCCAGTACCATAACCCAGCAGTTGGTTAAAACTGCTTTTTTATCTCCTGAACAATCTTTAAAGCGAAAAGCCCAAGAGGCATGGCTTGCTATACAGTTGGAAAGACATTATACCAAAAACCAGATAATGGAGTTTTATTTAAATCAAATTTATTTCGGGCATTCTGCCTACGGGGTTGAATCAGCTGCCGATACTTACTTTGGAAAAAGTGTTGAAGATTTAACTTTGGCTGAAGCCGCCATGCTTGCCGGGATACCAAAGGGTCCTGCTTATTATTCACCTTACACTAATTTTGATAAGGCCAAGGAGCGTCAGGAGATTATCTTAAATGCTATGGCCGAAATGGGATTTATAAGTGAAGAAGAAGCAGAAAAAGCCAAACAAGAAGAAATAAAGCTCGTAGGAATAAAAGATGTAGCTGCAGATTACAAAGCTCCATACTTTACCGATTATGTCATACAAGAATTGGCGGCTCTTTTTCAAAAGGAGTTGGGGCTTCCCGAAGACGAAGCCTATAATAAAATCTACACCGGCGGCTTAAAGATATATACCACGGTTGATATGGAAATTCAAGAAGAAGCCGAAAAGGTCTTGTCTGACCCGAAGAATTATCCCTATTCTAAAAATGATGCCAATGAGGTAGTTCAGCCACAAGCCGCTGCCGTTATAATCGATCCTCATACAGGATATATAAAGGCTCTAGTAGGCGGCCGTGAGCATCAGAGAAAATTAGGATTCAACAGGGCTTCTCAAGCTTTTCGTCAGCCCGGATCGACTTTTAAGCCTATTTTAGTATACACCGCAGCAATTGATATGGGCTATACGGCTGCTACCGTAATCGACGACTCGCCTGTGTCTTTCCCTTCGGGGTCCGGCACAGTATGGTCTCCAAAAAATTATACAAATGATTTCAAAGGCCTTACAACTATTAGAAAAGCCATAGCCAATTCGGTAAATATCGTAGCTGTGAAGGTATTTAATGAAATTGGCGTGGATAGAGGTATAGAATATGCACAAAAACTAGGCATAAAAAATCTCATACTTACAGGAGACAAAAATGACAGACAGCTTTCAGCCGCCCTCGGAGGTATTACAAAGGGGGTTACGCCTTTGGAACTGATTTCGGCTTTTGGTACTTTAGCAAACGAGGGAACACATGTGGAACCTATAGCAATTTTAAAAGTTGTAGATAAAAGCGGAAGAACAATTTTTGAAAACAAGCCGGAGATGTGGAGTGCCGTTAGCAAACAAACAGCTTTTATTATGACCGATATGCTTAGAAGCGTCGTAACAGAAGGCACCGGAAAAAGAGTAGCTGATTTTCCGTTCCCTGTAGCCGGAAAAACCGGTACCACCTCTGATGACAAAGATGTATGGTGGGTAGGTTATACTCCTCACCTGGCAGGTGTAGTCTGGATGGGACATGACGAGCCAACAGCTATGCACAATGTAGCAGGCGGATATCAGCCGGCCTTAATGTGGAAACAAATTATGACAGTTGCACATAAAGACCTTCCCAAAGCAACATTTGTAAAACCGGATGGTATAGTCGGCCCTATAGCTGTTTGCATAGATTCAGGGGATTTACCCTCGGAGTTTTGTTCAAAAGATCCAAGAGGTAATAGAATTAGACAGGAATACTTTATAAAAGGCACACAGCCTGTAAAAACCTGTGATGTTCATATAGAAGATTTTATTGATACCTCTACCAATTGCTTAGCAACAGAATTTTGCCCGGAAGAGTTAGTTCAAAGACAAGTTTTCATTAAGAGGCGTGTTCCTTATTCACCATCTTCCTCAGGTCAGATACCATTAGATGCAAAATATGAATTGCCAACGGAATATTGCGATGTTCACAAATCCGAACCGGTAATTACTCCTCCTGATATGAATTTCCCTTGGGACGATGATGAAGATACTAATGAAAATGAGGAAAACGGATTCAATAAAAATGGCAATGATGACAGAGAAAATAATGAGCATAACCATAATAATGGAAACAATAACAGCAACTAA
- the ileS gene encoding isoleucine--tRNA ligase, translating to MFKKVESTMNFVPIEEKILDFWKREQIFEKSIENRKDAPNYVFYEGPPTANGMPHAGHVLTRVVKDLIPRYKTMTGYRVDRKAGWDTHGLPVELEVEKQLGISGKPQIESYGVENFIKKCKNSVFTYEEEWRKMTERVGFWIDMDNPYVTYHNTYIESVWWALKQIWEKGLLYKGNKVVPYCPRCGTSLSSHEVAQGYKEVEDPSVFVKFPVAGKENTYFLVWTTTPWTLPSNVALAVKDTYTYVMVEQCGERLILAEGRLETLEGEYTIIDKFPGEKLVSLKYEPIFPFFEEEKDKAYYVVTADFVTLEDGTGIVHIAPAFGEDDSRVGHEYGLPVIQPVDAQGKFTEKVSPWAGMFVKDADKGIIKDLKSRNILYKSQKYKHSYPFCWRCDTPLLYYGRSSWFIKTTAIRERLLEINKGINWHPEHIRDGRFGNFLENVIDWCLSRERYWGTPLNIWICDECGCQHAVGSIKELKDMSKQPIEDIELHKPYVDEVILKCPECGGNMKRVPEVIDCWFDSGAMPFAQFHYPFENEDYFNKHFPADFISEAIDQTRGWFYSLLVISTLLFDKSPYKNVLVMGHILDEKGIKMSKHKGNILDPWKVLNEQGADAMRWYLYVASPPWSPSRFYQDAVSEAQRRFLGTLWNVYSFFILYANIDEFDPRKYSLDPEDRSELDRWLLSRINSVNKQIRKYMNDLDITDAARTMESLIDDISNWYVRRCRERYWKSEMDNDKIAAYLTLYEALVTFIKMAAPFVPFITEELYQNLVLTPYPEEPASIHLCDFPEVKEEFIDEILEHKMELARKIVELGRAARNKGKIKNRQPLQKMMVQLRNFNDRALVLDLSDIIKEELNIKEIEYIDVAEEYFTYMVKPRFDLLGPKYGKLMSGIAKEIAAAEPMELIKRARENGQVVINVNGENITILENELDIRAQDKEGFCAEGEGGYYVVLDTTITPDLMLEGFARELVSKIQNMRKEAGFKVEDKICLYYLGDDIIDEVLEKHGEEIKTDTLSIAIERVFPPEDSFARECDINGHKVNIGVKQI from the coding sequence ATGTTTAAGAAAGTAGAATCGACAATGAATTTTGTCCCTATAGAAGAAAAAATCCTTGATTTTTGGAAAAGGGAACAGATATTTGAAAAGAGCATTGAAAATCGCAAGGATGCTCCTAATTATGTGTTTTATGAAGGACCGCCTACTGCTAACGGTATGCCCCATGCTGGCCACGTTCTTACACGAGTAGTAAAAGATTTAATTCCCCGCTATAAGACTATGACCGGCTATAGGGTAGACAGAAAGGCCGGCTGGGATACCCATGGCCTTCCTGTAGAATTAGAAGTGGAAAAGCAACTGGGTATTAGCGGGAAACCTCAGATTGAAAGCTATGGTGTTGAAAACTTTATTAAAAAGTGTAAAAACAGTGTCTTTACCTATGAAGAGGAATGGCGCAAGATGACTGAAAGGGTAGGCTTTTGGATAGATATGGACAACCCTTATGTCACCTATCACAACACTTATATTGAATCTGTGTGGTGGGCGCTTAAGCAAATATGGGAAAAGGGTTTATTATATAAGGGGAATAAAGTAGTTCCATATTGCCCGCGATGCGGCACATCTCTTTCCAGTCATGAAGTTGCACAAGGGTATAAGGAGGTTGAAGATCCTTCGGTTTTTGTAAAGTTTCCGGTAGCAGGGAAAGAAAATACTTATTTTCTTGTTTGGACGACAACTCCTTGGACTCTTCCGTCTAATGTAGCTTTAGCGGTAAAGGATACCTATACTTATGTAATGGTTGAACAATGCGGCGAAAGACTAATTTTGGCCGAAGGCAGATTGGAGACTTTAGAAGGGGAATATACCATAATAGATAAATTCCCCGGAGAAAAATTAGTTTCCTTGAAATATGAGCCGATATTCCCATTTTTTGAAGAAGAGAAGGATAAAGCTTACTATGTGGTTACAGCAGATTTTGTTACATTGGAGGATGGCACTGGCATAGTGCATATTGCACCGGCCTTTGGTGAAGATGACTCACGAGTGGGTCATGAGTATGGTTTGCCAGTAATTCAACCGGTTGATGCACAGGGCAAGTTTACTGAAAAGGTATCTCCTTGGGCGGGTATGTTCGTTAAAGATGCCGATAAGGGTATTATCAAGGATTTAAAAAGCAGAAACATCCTTTATAAATCACAAAAGTACAAGCACAGCTATCCATTTTGCTGGCGGTGCGATACTCCGCTTTTATATTACGGCCGCAGCAGCTGGTTTATAAAGACAACAGCTATCAGAGAAAGACTTCTTGAAATAAATAAGGGTATTAATTGGCATCCGGAACACATTCGAGATGGGCGATTCGGCAATTTTCTGGAAAATGTAATTGACTGGTGCTTAAGCCGTGAGAGGTATTGGGGGACACCTTTAAATATCTGGATTTGCGACGAATGTGGCTGCCAGCATGCGGTAGGAAGTATAAAAGAACTCAAAGATATGAGCAAACAACCTATTGAGGATATAGAACTGCATAAACCGTATGTCGATGAGGTGATTTTAAAATGTCCGGAATGCGGCGGCAACATGAAACGGGTGCCTGAAGTAATAGATTGTTGGTTTGACTCTGGTGCCATGCCTTTTGCGCAATTCCATTATCCTTTTGAAAATGAGGATTACTTTAATAAACACTTCCCGGCAGACTTTATTTCAGAGGCCATTGACCAGACTCGGGGATGGTTTTACAGCCTTTTGGTGATTTCTACACTACTGTTTGACAAATCACCTTACAAAAATGTTCTGGTTATGGGGCATATCCTTGATGAAAAGGGAATTAAAATGAGCAAGCATAAGGGCAATATTTTAGACCCATGGAAGGTTCTTAATGAACAGGGTGCCGATGCTATGCGCTGGTACCTTTATGTGGCAAGTCCTCCCTGGAGCCCCAGCCGCTTTTATCAAGATGCCGTAAGTGAAGCCCAAAGACGGTTTTTGGGGACACTGTGGAATGTATATTCATTTTTTATACTTTACGCAAATATTGATGAATTTGATCCAAGGAAGTATTCTTTAGACCCTGAGGATAGAAGCGAATTGGATCGATGGTTATTGTCAAGGATAAATAGCGTGAATAAACAAATACGCAAATATATGAATGACTTAGACATAACAGATGCTGCAAGGACTATGGAATCACTTATAGATGATATTAGCAACTGGTATGTGCGACGCTGTCGAGAACGCTATTGGAAGTCTGAAATGGACAATGATAAAATAGCTGCATATTTGACACTGTATGAAGCACTTGTAACATTTATCAAAATGGCAGCACCTTTTGTTCCTTTTATCACAGAAGAATTATATCAGAACTTAGTTTTAACACCATACCCCGAAGAGCCGGCAAGCATACATCTTTGCGATTTTCCGGAGGTCAAAGAAGAATTTATCGATGAAATACTGGAACACAAGATGGAACTTGCAAGGAAGATTGTAGAACTTGGCAGAGCTGCCAGGAACAAAGGTAAGATTAAAAACCGTCAGCCCCTTCAAAAGATGATGGTACAACTTCGAAACTTCAATGATAGAGCATTGGTTTTAGACTTGTCGGATATTATTAAAGAAGAGCTGAACATAAAAGAAATTGAATATATCGATGTAGCTGAAGAATATTTCACATACATGGTAAAACCGCGGTTCGATTTATTGGGACCAAAATACGGAAAACTCATGTCCGGCATAGCAAAAGAGATTGCTGCTGCTGAACCTATGGAGCTTATAAAAAGAGCAAGAGAAAACGGCCAAGTTGTTATCAATGTAAATGGGGAAAACATAACTATTTTAGAAAATGAGTTAGATATTCGAGCTCAAGATAAAGAGGGTTTCTGTGCCGAAGGTGAAGGCGGCTATTACGTGGTTCTTGATACTACAATTACTCCTGACCTTATGCTTGAGGGCTTTGCCAGAGAACTGGTAAGTAAAATTCAAAACATGCGCAAAGAAGCAGGCTTTAAAGTTGAGGATAAGATATGTCTGTATTATTTAGGTGACGACATTATAGATGAAGTGCTAGAAAAACACGGAGAAGAAATAAAAACAGATACGCTGTCTATTGCTATTGAAAGAGTTTTTCCGCCTGAAGACAGCTTTGCAAGAGAGTGTGATATCAACGGCCACAAGGTTAATATTGGTGTAAAGCAAATTTAA
- a CDS encoding DNA-3-methyladenine glycosylase family protein, translated as MKIYFNNILPFNLEIIADGGQAFRWNRSEDGKYIGVVEDYIFEVVQANDELIIDSNLEGKEEAFAKEYFDLPRDYEQIEKELMCFKEVAAAVNYCSGYRILFQDPWETTISFIISANNHIRNIKSTIENMCKIYGEPLEYRGKTYYSFPSPDRLASLSEDELKKTKCGYRAKYIIETARMIADGKVDLYGLRELPTDEAREVLLTLPGVGRKVADCIMLYSMRKFDAFPIDVWIKRVLEHIYFSGNQIPIKKLQKFAEKKFGDRAGFMQQYLFYYSRNYLQDIIK; from the coding sequence ATGAAAATATATTTTAACAATATTCTTCCATTTAATCTTGAAATAATAGCCGACGGAGGCCAGGCATTTCGGTGGAATCGCAGCGAAGATGGGAAATATATCGGTGTTGTTGAAGATTATATTTTTGAGGTTGTCCAGGCCAATGATGAGCTAATAATTGATTCTAACTTAGAAGGCAAAGAAGAAGCATTTGCTAAGGAATACTTCGATCTGCCTAGAGATTATGAACAGATAGAAAAGGAATTGATGTGCTTTAAAGAGGTAGCTGCTGCGGTTAATTACTGCAGTGGATATAGAATCCTTTTTCAAGATCCGTGGGAAACCACCATATCTTTTATTATATCGGCAAACAATCATATTAGAAATATTAAAAGTACCATTGAAAATATGTGTAAAATCTATGGAGAGCCATTGGAATACAGAGGAAAAACTTACTATTCTTTTCCTTCTCCGGACAGACTAGCAAGCCTATCAGAAGATGAGCTAAAAAAGACAAAATGCGGTTACAGAGCCAAGTACATCATAGAAACAGCAAGGATGATAGCGGATGGTAAAGTTGATTTATATGGTTTAAGAGAACTGCCGACAGATGAAGCCAGAGAAGTGCTATTGACCTTGCCCGGCGTTGGCAGAAAAGTGGCAGATTGTATAATGCTTTATTCCATGAGAAAGTTTGATGCGTTCCCTATAGATGTATGGATAAAAAGGGTTCTTGAACATATTTATTTCAGCGGCAACCAAATACCTATTAAAAAACTCCAAAAATTTGCGGAGAAAAAATTTGGCGATAGAGCAGGTTTCATGCAGCAATATCTTTTTTACTATTCCCGAAATTACTTGCAAGATATTATAAAGTGA
- a CDS encoding DUF3006 domain-containing protein encodes MYAVVDRFEDKYAVLETDDGQMLNIKRQLLPEDTKEGDVVNLDDMTVDKNETEIRKNVIRKLADELFEDEI; translated from the coding sequence ATGTATGCCGTAGTAGATAGGTTTGAAGACAAATATGCTGTATTGGAAACCGATGACGGTCAAATGTTAAATATTAAAAGACAGCTTTTACCGGAAGATACCAAGGAGGGCGATGTAGTAAACCTAGATGATATGACTGTTGATAAAAACGAAACCGAAATTAGAAAAAATGTTATTCGTAAGCTTGCAGACGAGCTGTTTGAAGATGAAATTTAA
- a CDS encoding ComEC/Rec2 family competence protein → MQHSNVGSKKLCNKYFIILLLGLLLLSACSIEIDTLQPADDGLLEIHFIDTGQSDSIFIKSPDGKSMLIDAGNNDDGQTIIDYIERLNVHRLDFVVGTHPHEDHIGAMDDIIEHFDIGKILMPKVTANTKTFKDVLLAVKDKGLKVTSARGGMEFSLDEGVNIDILAPNSSSYESLNNYSIVIKLTYGNTSFLFTGDAEKISEEEMLKNENYNLSADVLKVAHHGSSSGTTKEFLSAVSPKYAVICVGSDNTYGHPHKETLELLSDYGVQVYTTADNGNILITSDGQNIEIKRVK, encoded by the coding sequence TTGCAACATTCTAATGTTGGAAGTAAAAAACTATGCAACAAATACTTTATTATTTTACTCTTGGGTTTGCTTTTACTTTCTGCCTGCTCAATTGAAATTGATACATTACAACCTGCCGATGATGGTCTTCTTGAAATTCATTTTATTGATACCGGTCAGTCTGACAGCATCTTTATTAAATCACCTGATGGAAAAAGCATGCTAATAGATGCAGGAAACAATGACGATGGCCAGACGATTATCGATTATATTGAGAGGCTAAATGTACATAGACTTGATTTTGTAGTAGGAACACATCCGCATGAAGATCATATTGGTGCAATGGATGACATAATTGAACATTTTGATATCGGAAAAATCCTCATGCCAAAAGTCACTGCAAACACAAAAACCTTCAAAGATGTTCTATTGGCAGTAAAAGATAAAGGCTTAAAAGTCACTTCGGCACGAGGAGGCATGGAGTTTTCTCTTGATGAAGGTGTGAATATAGATATACTTGCCCCCAATAGCAGCAGCTATGAAAGCCTTAACAACTATAGTATTGTAATAAAGCTTACTTACGGAAATACTTCATTTCTTTTTACCGGTGATGCCGAAAAAATTTCTGAAGAAGAAATGCTAAAAAATGAGAATTATAATCTGAGTGCAGATGTGCTTAAGGTCGCTCACCACGGCAGCAGTTCAGGTACAACAAAAGAATTTTTATCGGCTGTATCTCCCAAATATGCCGTTATTTGCGTAGGGAGTGATAACACTTACGGTCACCCGCATAAAGAAACATTAGAACTTTTATCTGATTACGGTGTGCAAGTATACACTACTGCCGACAATGGTAATATATTGATAACCAGTGATGGCCAAAATATTGAAATAAAAAGGGTGAAATAA